The Desulfomonilaceae bacterium genome has a segment encoding these proteins:
- a CDS encoding sulfite exporter TauE/SafE family protein — MNRKVWLILGVTIVVAFTAAILLSDPAHAGKLEEAIAKTPKGTGVGMIDPQATPGFMGIPGAPHSFLLWYILWGIWVGWIFSSVGAFGGIMAGVGHITVFGLADYGKSFKDTNPTLNKLLTDSIRVCNQYLVGLSALISSITYWRMGRLVMPLALCLAGGGVLGAYLIPVLTAGKINLSSYIGYFGLVVFAVAGVLFYETTPAGQASRKRAKAAAKAFEDANIHKSKGGASSGNEGVQVKSWGFSKIVFTFYGIEFSFNPVWPVVGGFVIAAISAFIGVGGGFLYVPFLTSVVRLPMFIVAGTSALAVLVSMITSIFTYMFVKSVPIDFALVGSELIGIFVGSILGPATSKYIPEVWLKRLFVVLALYVGIGYTTKGFLGYSVFPGM, encoded by the coding sequence ATGAATAGGAAAGTTTGGTTGATTCTCGGGGTGACCATTGTGGTCGCGTTTACCGCCGCAATTCTCCTGAGTGATCCCGCGCATGCGGGGAAACTAGAGGAGGCCATAGCGAAAACGCCCAAAGGAACTGGGGTTGGAATGATTGACCCTCAAGCCACTCCTGGGTTCATGGGTATACCAGGAGCGCCACATTCATTTTTGTTATGGTACATTCTTTGGGGAATCTGGGTGGGATGGATCTTTTCTTCAGTAGGCGCTTTTGGTGGAATAATGGCGGGTGTCGGTCACATCACGGTGTTTGGGCTGGCCGACTATGGGAAATCTTTCAAAGATACGAATCCTACGTTAAACAAATTACTTACTGACTCAATACGAGTTTGTAATCAGTATCTCGTAGGTCTCTCAGCCCTTATATCATCTATCACCTACTGGCGCATGGGACGACTTGTGATGCCTTTAGCCCTTTGTCTGGCGGGCGGTGGAGTCCTAGGCGCATATTTGATCCCGGTCTTAACCGCGGGGAAGATTAACCTGAGTAGCTACATTGGTTATTTTGGATTAGTGGTCTTCGCTGTGGCTGGGGTGCTCTTCTACGAAACAACACCTGCCGGACAAGCCAGCCGTAAACGAGCAAAAGCGGCGGCTAAAGCGTTTGAAGATGCGAATATTCACAAAAGTAAAGGCGGCGCTTCATCTGGAAATGAAGGGGTTCAGGTAAAGAGTTGGGGATTTTCAAAAATAGTTTTCACTTTTTACGGTATCGAATTTTCCTTCAATCCAGTGTGGCCAGTTGTAGGCGGCTTTGTAATAGCCGCCATTTCGGCTTTTATTGGAGTAGGCGGTGGGTTCCTCTATGTTCCGTTTTTGACATCAGTCGTCCGACTTCCCATGTTTATTGTCGCAGGCACATCTGCTCTTGCAGTTCTCGTAAGCATGATTACGTCTATTTTCACTTACATGTTTGTAAAAAGTGTCCCCATTGACTTCGCTCTCGTTGGTTCTGAACTGATTGGGATATTTGTCGGTTCGATATTGGGACCAGCCACTTCTAAATACATCCCTGAAGTGTGGTTGAAAAGATTGTTCGTGGTCTTGGCTCTGTACGTCGGGATCGGTTACACTACCAAAGGTTTTCTTGGATATTCAGTTTTCCCGGGGATGTAG
- a CDS encoding chromate transporter, whose product MYREIFEVRSWMDSSTLMNGIALEQVTIGPIVITATSVGYLLYGPLGGLIATNSVFLPSFFVLVCSASYLGVTKSSRYFNKAVGGIRCSFEGLLWAVTI is encoded by the coding sequence ATGTACCGTGAAATATTTGAGGTCCGGTCTTGGATGGATAGCTCAACTCTCATGAATGGAATCGCATTGGAGCAGGTAACAATAGGGCCAATTGTTATAACCGCCACGTCGGTAGGATATTTGTTGTATGGTCCTCTTGGAGGGTTAATAGCGACTAATAGTGTGTTTTTACCTTCTTTCTTTGTTCTCGTTTGCTCTGCTTCTTACTTGGGTGTAACAAAGAGTTCTCGTTACTTCAACAAAGCTGTTGGAGGAATTCGCTGTTCTTTTGAAGGACTCCTTTGGGCTGTCACGATTTAA
- a CDS encoding helix-turn-helix transcriptional regulator, which translates to MTKTLLSTKEVAKLLGINDKLVYGLIAEKGLPATKVTGKWLFPLHLVEQWIESQTITYPKLPIKGSTQDNLLILAGSNDILLEKSLSLFNRLYPGHLAVFANVGSLGGLKSLRSGLCHIASSHLMQVNEEDYNFGIVAQEFTEVPAIVNFCRREQGLILTKGNPKAIKSFKDLGQSGIRIVNRPLGTGTRLLFDNELRKAGINGEEIDGYADEFDRHLDIGLEILADRADAGLGIAAVAGLLNLDFLPVRWERFDLLITKDVFFDKAVQLLINLLHDKKFLDSAENLKGYDLSQCGRILFPEDKPGKSTLSEKSFPNSKEKSAGI; encoded by the coding sequence ATGACCAAAACTCTGTTATCGACTAAAGAAGTGGCTAAGCTTCTGGGAATTAATGACAAGCTGGTCTACGGCCTAATAGCTGAAAAGGGCTTGCCCGCTACAAAAGTAACTGGCAAGTGGTTATTTCCTCTCCATCTTGTCGAGCAATGGATCGAAAGCCAAACTATAACTTACCCCAAATTACCAATAAAGGGCTCGACTCAGGATAATTTGCTAATTCTGGCGGGCAGCAACGACATACTGCTCGAGAAATCACTGTCCCTTTTCAACAGATTGTATCCCGGTCATCTTGCCGTCTTTGCAAATGTTGGAAGCCTGGGTGGATTGAAAAGTTTACGGTCAGGTTTGTGTCATATTGCTTCCAGCCATCTGATGCAGGTAAACGAAGAAGATTACAATTTTGGTATAGTTGCGCAGGAATTCACCGAAGTCCCAGCAATAGTAAATTTTTGCAGACGCGAACAGGGCTTGATCCTGACCAAAGGAAATCCAAAAGCGATAAAGAGTTTTAAGGATTTGGGGCAGTCAGGGATTAGAATTGTCAACAGGCCTTTAGGTACCGGGACAAGGCTGCTATTCGACAATGAGTTGCGTAAGGCCGGTATCAATGGCGAGGAGATTGATGGTTACGCCGACGAATTTGACAGGCATTTGGATATCGGGCTTGAAATTCTTGCAGACCGGGCGGACGCTGGTCTTGGTATCGCCGCTGTTGCAGGGTTGCTTAACCTTGATTTTCTGCCAGTTCGATGGGAACGGTTTGATTTGCTAATTACAAAGGACGTGTTTTTCGATAAAGCGGTTCAGCTTTTGATAAATCTTCTTCATGACAAGAAATTTCTGGACTCGGCGGAGAACCTTAAAGGTTATGATCTGAGCCAATGTGGGAGAATACTTTTCCCCGAGGATAAGCCCGGCAAATCTACTCTAAGTGAAAAATCATTCCCTAACTCTAAAGAAAAATCAGCCGGAATCTGA
- a CDS encoding ABC transporter permease yields the protein MQFLLDSFYKAFLLILHLDPEVYQIVWLSISVSLWSTVLSACVGIPVGALVALQNFRGKSILVLLLNTCMALPTVVIGLFGYILLSRMGPLGSLGFLFTPSGMVIGLSILATPIAANLTVAAIESLDKRLMLTCRLLGATPLQQFWLIMKEARFAVMAAVVIAFGRVISEVGIAMMLGGNIRGFTRTMTTAIALETSKGEFELGLALGFVLMAVALIINWLLFLVQRERSL from the coding sequence TTGCAGTTTCTGTTGGATTCATTCTACAAGGCCTTTCTCCTGATCCTGCATCTTGATCCCGAAGTCTATCAAATTGTTTGGCTCTCCATATCAGTATCTTTGTGGTCGACTGTCCTCTCAGCCTGCGTCGGAATTCCAGTTGGCGCTCTGGTGGCGCTCCAGAATTTCAGAGGCAAATCTATTCTTGTGTTGCTGCTGAATACATGTATGGCTTTGCCCACCGTGGTCATAGGCCTGTTTGGTTATATCCTGCTTAGCCGTATGGGACCATTGGGCTCACTAGGGTTTCTGTTCACTCCGTCTGGAATGGTAATCGGGCTTTCCATACTGGCCACTCCGATTGCCGCCAATCTTACTGTAGCCGCAATAGAGAGCCTGGATAAACGCCTCATGTTGACATGCAGGCTCTTGGGCGCAACACCTTTACAGCAGTTTTGGCTGATAATGAAAGAGGCAAGGTTTGCGGTTATGGCAGCGGTGGTCATTGCTTTCGGCAGAGTGATTTCTGAAGTAGGGATTGCAATGATGTTAGGAGGAAATATTCGTGGGTTCACTCGGACGATGACTACCGCTATAGCCCTGGAAACTTCCAAAGGCGAATTTGAGTTGGGATTAGCTCTAGGTTTTGTCCTGATGGCTGTGGCGTTAATCATAAATTGGCTCCTTTTCCTTGTTCAAAGAGAAAGATCCTTATGA
- a CDS encoding efflux RND transporter permease subunit: MWIVQLALRRPYTFLVAALVLLLLTPFVLLRTPTDIFPGINIPVVSVVWVYNGLNAKEVEERIVYNHERMISTLVNDIEHIESTSYNGVGVIKVFLQPGASVPGGVAQITATGQAILRLLPPGMTPPFIISYNANAIPILQYSLASMKFSEQELQDFAMNRVRVGLSTVRGASVPFPAGGKARVVAVDIDLAALQTKNLAPQDVVDAFNAQNFILPGGTAKIGETEYNVTLNSSPTVIAALNDLPIKTINGAVIRVGDVAQVHDGYQPQQNVVRLDGVRGVLLTILKSGLASTLSVVDDVKKVMPRILSGLPPELEAKEFADQSLFVRAAVSGVVKEGAIAALLTALMILLFLGSWRSTFIVALSIPLSVLSSLALLSAIGETINLMTLGGLALAVGILVDDATVEIENVHRQMALGKPNVQAILDGAQEIALPAFVSTLCICIVFVPIFFLTGVAHYLFVPLAEAVVFAMLASYVLSRTLVPTLVMWFYHNIKYRGHAASDLEAVGWWLRPFSALQIRFESGFVRFREGYRRLLATALSHRTAFVIFFLAFCVGTWLLIPQLGQDFFPSVDAGQFRLHVRAPGGTRIEETTRLVDRVEIAIREDIPLEELGGILDNIGIPSGGIPLTYIDNGLTGTRDADILVSLKQGHQPTEGYVRRLRTRLNRDFPGTTFYFLPADIVNQTINFGLPAPFDIQIVGRDRDKSRGVAASLVEKFRRVPGIVDVRLQQPSDQSGLHLAVDRIKASQIGLTERDVANSVLLSLSGSSQVQPNYWLNPKNGVQYPVNIRVPEYQIDSLMALNAIPVSANQPGQNNAQILANLTSVQRTNDSPIYSHYNVTPVIDVFGGVSGRDLGGALKDITPLIEEAKKELPKGSFIMLRGQANTMHSSFVGLGIGLLMAVALIYLLLVVNFQNWLDPFIIITALPGALAGVVWGLYLTLTTLSVPALMGAIMSLGVATSNSILVVTFARNNLQQGHDPLTSALEAGVGRVRPVLMTALAMIIGILPMSLALGEGGEQNAPLGIAVIGGLFLATVATLFFVPVVFSLLHKRTPVTPQLDEFSSTKTNN, from the coding sequence GTGTGGATTGTTCAACTTGCGCTACGCCGACCCTACACTTTTCTGGTAGCGGCGCTTGTGCTTTTGTTGCTGACGCCGTTCGTTCTGCTTCGGACGCCGACTGACATCTTTCCCGGTATCAATATCCCCGTCGTCAGTGTGGTATGGGTTTACAATGGCCTGAACGCCAAGGAGGTGGAGGAGCGCATCGTCTACAACCATGAGCGTATGATCAGCACACTCGTCAACGACATCGAACACATTGAGTCCACCTCCTACAACGGTGTTGGAGTGATCAAGGTGTTCCTCCAGCCCGGCGCCTCGGTTCCCGGTGGGGTGGCACAGATCACGGCAACTGGGCAGGCTATTCTGCGTCTCCTTCCGCCCGGCATGACTCCGCCCTTTATCATCAGCTACAATGCCAACGCGATTCCGATCCTTCAGTACAGCTTGGCAAGCATGAAATTCTCTGAGCAAGAGTTGCAGGACTTTGCGATGAATCGTGTACGGGTCGGCCTTTCGACGGTACGTGGAGCCTCGGTGCCGTTTCCGGCCGGCGGAAAGGCGCGGGTTGTGGCCGTAGATATCGATCTGGCGGCCCTCCAGACAAAGAACCTGGCCCCCCAAGATGTCGTCGACGCTTTCAATGCTCAGAACTTCATTCTCCCCGGAGGTACCGCAAAAATCGGCGAGACTGAGTACAACGTTACATTGAATAGCAGCCCTACGGTGATCGCAGCACTGAACGATTTGCCCATCAAGACCATTAACGGCGCCGTGATTCGCGTAGGAGATGTGGCCCAAGTGCATGACGGGTATCAACCCCAGCAAAATGTGGTGCGCTTGGACGGCGTGCGCGGGGTGCTGCTCACCATCCTTAAAAGCGGATTGGCGTCGACCCTCAGTGTTGTAGACGACGTGAAAAAGGTGATGCCGCGAATTCTAAGCGGCCTCCCCCCCGAGCTGGAGGCAAAAGAATTTGCAGATCAATCGCTTTTTGTTCGCGCCGCCGTAAGCGGAGTGGTGAAGGAAGGAGCTATCGCAGCACTTCTGACGGCGCTAATGATTCTGCTCTTCCTCGGCTCCTGGCGCAGTACCTTCATCGTCGCCCTCTCGATTCCACTTTCGGTTCTGAGTTCTCTTGCCTTACTTAGCGCTATTGGCGAAACCATTAACCTCATGACTCTTGGCGGACTTGCGTTGGCCGTTGGCATACTGGTGGACGACGCTACGGTTGAGATCGAAAACGTTCACCGTCAGATGGCCCTGGGCAAGCCCAACGTACAGGCAATTCTTGATGGGGCGCAGGAAATTGCTTTGCCGGCGTTCGTTTCGACCCTTTGTATCTGTATTGTGTTTGTGCCGATTTTTTTCCTCACCGGAGTCGCACACTATCTCTTCGTGCCCCTGGCCGAAGCAGTCGTATTCGCCATGCTGGCAAGCTACGTGCTCTCTCGAACCCTGGTTCCAACCCTGGTTATGTGGTTTTACCATAACATCAAGTATCGGGGCCATGCGGCCTCCGACCTAGAAGCGGTTGGTTGGTGGCTACGCCCTTTTTCGGCCCTCCAAATCCGTTTTGAGAGCGGCTTCGTCCGATTCCGGGAAGGCTACCGTCGGCTTCTGGCCACAGCGTTATCGCACCGCACCGCTTTTGTGATTTTCTTCTTGGCGTTTTGCGTCGGCACTTGGCTGCTCATCCCGCAGCTCGGCCAGGACTTTTTTCCGTCGGTCGACGCTGGCCAATTTAGACTGCACGTTCGCGCCCCAGGCGGTACGCGCATTGAAGAGACCACCAGGCTCGTAGACCGGGTCGAGATCGCTATTCGTGAGGACATCCCACTCGAGGAACTCGGCGGCATACTCGATAACATTGGCATTCCAAGCGGGGGCATTCCTCTCACCTACATTGACAATGGTCTCACCGGAACCAGAGACGCGGACATTCTCGTTTCACTAAAACAAGGCCACCAGCCTACTGAAGGTTACGTACGGCGTCTACGCACTCGACTCAACCGCGACTTTCCTGGGACGACCTTTTATTTCCTGCCCGCCGATATCGTAAATCAAACGATCAATTTCGGGCTGCCAGCCCCTTTCGATATCCAGATCGTGGGCCGGGATCGCGATAAAAGCCGGGGCGTAGCGGCAAGCCTCGTTGAAAAATTCCGGCGAGTGCCTGGGATTGTGGACGTGCGCTTGCAACAGCCCTCCGACCAGAGCGGACTCCATCTTGCTGTAGACCGTATCAAAGCCTCACAAATTGGCCTTACCGAGCGCGATGTAGCCAACTCCGTGCTCCTGAGCCTGAGCGGCAGCAGTCAGGTGCAGCCCAATTACTGGCTCAACCCAAAAAACGGCGTCCAATATCCCGTCAACATCAGGGTACCAGAGTATCAGATAGATTCACTCATGGCGCTCAACGCGATCCCGGTGAGCGCCAACCAACCAGGTCAAAATAACGCCCAGATTCTCGCCAACCTCACCTCCGTCCAGCGCACCAACGACTCACCCATCTATTCCCACTACAACGTGACGCCAGTAATCGATGTGTTCGGCGGTGTGAGTGGTCGCGACCTAGGCGGGGCGTTAAAAGACATTACCCCTCTTATCGAAGAGGCAAAAAAGGAGTTGCCGAAGGGGAGCTTCATCATGCTGCGCGGTCAAGCGAACACCATGCACTCGAGCTTCGTTGGACTCGGCATCGGACTGTTGATGGCCGTAGCCCTCATCTACCTGTTACTAGTCGTAAATTTCCAGAACTGGCTGGACCCTTTCATCATCATCACCGCCCTACCCGGCGCCCTGGCTGGTGTGGTTTGGGGACTCTATCTCACGCTCACCACACTGAGCGTCCCCGCACTGATGGGCGCTATCATGAGCCTGGGAGTTGCGACCTCGAACTCTATTCTGGTGGTGACTTTTGCGCGCAACAACCTCCAGCAGGGCCACGACCCGCTGACCTCAGCCTTGGAGGCTGGCGTCGGCCGGGTACGCCCCGTGCTCATGACGGCCCTTGCGATGATTATTGGCATACTCCCAATGTCGCTCGCTCTGGGGGAAGGCGGCGAGCAGAACGCTCCGCTCGGTATCGCAGTGATCGGCGGCTTGTTCCTTGCCACCGTGGCTACGCTGTTTTTCGTGCCCGTGGTGTTCAGCCTGCTACACAAGCGCACGCCGGTCACTCCGCAACTTGATGAGTTCAGTTCAACCAAAACAAATAATTGA
- a CDS encoding substrate-binding domain-containing protein has protein sequence MKIFTRLFSAFLLVFSFVSFGLAETHLRMSTTTSTENSGLLKVLLPPFEKANNLKMDVISVGTGKALKLGENGDVDVVLVHSRPAEDKFVSEGFGVDRRDVMYNDFVIIGPKDDPAKIKDLKSAEEAFKKIAEAKAPFVSRGDDSGTDKKEKAIWKKAGLTPKGSWYIEAGRGMGAVLQMANEKNAYTLSDRGTYIAYENKIALAILVQGAKTLLNPYGVIAVNPKKHPNVQYDLAKKFIDFITGPEGQKIIADYKLNGKQLFFPDAKK, from the coding sequence ATGAAAATTTTTACAAGACTGTTCTCAGCATTTCTGTTGGTTTTTTCATTCGTCTCATTTGGACTGGCGGAAACTCACCTGCGAATGAGCACCACGACCAGCACCGAAAACTCAGGGCTGTTGAAAGTCCTGCTACCGCCCTTTGAAAAGGCGAATAATCTTAAAATGGACGTCATTTCGGTAGGGACCGGAAAAGCCCTCAAGCTTGGGGAGAATGGTGATGTTGATGTGGTGCTGGTACATTCAAGACCGGCTGAGGACAAATTTGTCTCTGAAGGTTTCGGAGTAGATCGACGCGACGTAATGTATAATGATTTTGTAATAATTGGCCCAAAGGACGATCCGGCGAAGATTAAGGATCTTAAATCCGCTGAGGAAGCTTTCAAGAAAATCGCTGAAGCTAAAGCGCCTTTCGTATCAAGAGGTGATGATTCCGGGACTGACAAAAAGGAAAAAGCCATTTGGAAGAAGGCCGGTTTAACTCCCAAAGGATCATGGTATATAGAAGCGGGGAGAGGCATGGGCGCAGTCTTGCAGATGGCCAATGAGAAAAACGCATACACACTCTCCGACAGAGGAACATACATTGCTTATGAGAACAAAATAGCTTTGGCCATACTTGTGCAAGGAGCCAAAACCCTTCTTAATCCTTACGGGGTCATCGCTGTAAACCCCAAAAAACATCCGAATGTTCAGTACGATCTGGCAAAGAAATTCATTGATTTCATAACCGGTCCGGAAGGCCAGAAAATAATCGCTGATTACAAACTTAATGGTAAACAGTTATTCTTCCCGGATGCCAAGAAATAG
- a CDS encoding substrate-binding domain-containing protein encodes MKRSILILSLLLCLSSYFVMADTTCTGEYGSGPNKFALATGSPGELGLLKQLAEVFCAKNQAQLCWVKAGSGKSLQLLKDKNVDMIMVHAPDAEKKAIKDGWAVNRFLIGSNEFYIVGPADDPAKIAQATSAADAYKRISASGSKFFSRGDNSGTHQKEIAVWAKAGVKPEGSWYVVTKDFMKATLKKANDDKGYFMTDSSTWAAEKKNLPNLKILFKGDKFLVNTYHTLSQPPSATQGAETAAKFIQFVSSPAGQEIIRNYGKDKIGESLYDDAEYAKKYDD; translated from the coding sequence ATGAAACGTTCAATTCTGATTTTGTCTCTCCTGCTTTGTTTAAGTTCTTACTTTGTAATGGCTGACACAACATGTACTGGAGAATATGGGTCAGGCCCCAACAAGTTTGCTTTAGCTACCGGCAGTCCCGGAGAACTCGGTTTATTGAAACAATTGGCGGAAGTTTTTTGCGCTAAAAATCAAGCTCAGCTTTGTTGGGTCAAGGCAGGGTCGGGGAAATCCCTACAGTTACTCAAGGACAAAAACGTGGACATGATCATGGTTCACGCTCCTGACGCCGAGAAAAAAGCGATCAAGGATGGCTGGGCTGTAAATCGTTTCTTGATAGGGTCCAATGAGTTCTACATCGTTGGCCCAGCCGATGATCCTGCTAAAATCGCACAAGCCACAAGCGCCGCTGACGCTTACAAACGTATCTCAGCCAGTGGCTCCAAGTTTTTCTCAAGGGGAGATAATTCGGGAACACACCAGAAGGAAATCGCTGTCTGGGCCAAGGCCGGAGTAAAACCTGAAGGAAGTTGGTACGTGGTTACCAAAGATTTCATGAAAGCGACCCTGAAGAAAGCTAATGATGACAAAGGTTATTTTATGACCGATAGCAGCACCTGGGCAGCCGAAAAGAAAAATTTGCCCAATCTGAAAATATTGTTTAAGGGTGACAAATTCCTCGTTAACACTTATCACACCCTATCACAGCCCCCATCCGCTACCCAGGGAGCTGAAACCGCCGCCAAGTTTATTCAGTTTGTGTCTTCTCCCGCAGGACAGGAAATCATACGCAATTATGGAAAGGACAAGATCGGGGAATCTCTGTACGATGACGCTGAATATGCGAAAAAATACGACGATTGA
- a CDS encoding 4Fe-4S dicluster domain-containing protein, producing the protein MRCDICERCGKCVEVCRDRLGVSAIRFFHAGESSLILKDYVHGLPKCIGCGSCVNICPTGALQLEDRDGERVLLMSGTVINRIKLEKCEGCGADYVTKVMVRHVEKLINATEDSFEQRLCPECKRIAQASRMAGTVPDF; encoded by the coding sequence ATGCGCTGCGACATCTGCGAAAGGTGTGGCAAGTGTGTTGAAGTGTGCCGTGATCGCCTTGGAGTTTCCGCTATTCGTTTCTTTCACGCCGGTGAAAGTTCATTGATCTTAAAAGACTATGTTCACGGACTCCCGAAATGTATAGGTTGTGGTTCCTGTGTGAACATTTGTCCTACAGGAGCGTTACAACTTGAAGATAGGGATGGAGAACGGGTACTGCTGATGAGTGGGACGGTCATTAACCGGATTAAACTTGAGAAATGCGAAGGCTGTGGCGCTGATTATGTTACCAAAGTCATGGTGCGTCATGTTGAAAAACTTATCAACGCTACTGAAGACTCCTTTGAACAAAGACTTTGTCCGGAATGCAAAAGGATAGCGCAAGCGTCTAGAATGGCTGGAACTGTCCCCGATTTTTAG
- a CDS encoding ATP-binding cassette domain-containing protein has product MISSYSIRNLQFSYSNQPILSIDSLDIPASQVIALVGPNGAGKTTLLHLFAFLITAQKGSISFFGDHFSDSDLIKFRRKVGLLPQNPYLLKFSTIENVAIGLKLRGVPRGEANRMAQEALKKVGMEGYESRWPNSLSGGEAQRIALARTLALNPDVFLFDEPGNHLDSESVRRAEKMILDLNRNQNKTVIFTTHNLSFAQNLTDSIIHMFEGHVVPTAPYNLFRGRIINEGRVFDTGSIQFDISGTTGQGSTLLIDPCKISFSTRQEFDNLPNVFYGKMVSISLFRNVVRIEALVGEKFEIHTSVSPETSRLCIGEEIRVYVSPDAMTIV; this is encoded by the coding sequence ATGATTTCCAGTTATTCGATTAGAAATCTCCAATTTTCCTATTCGAATCAACCCATTTTATCTATTGACTCTTTAGACATACCAGCGTCTCAGGTTATAGCTCTGGTCGGCCCAAACGGAGCCGGCAAAACCACATTGCTGCATTTGTTCGCTTTCTTGATCACCGCGCAAAAGGGTTCGATTTCCTTTTTCGGAGATCACTTTTCTGATTCGGATCTTATAAAATTCAGGAGAAAGGTTGGTCTCCTACCTCAAAATCCATATCTTTTAAAATTCTCAACGATTGAAAATGTCGCTATCGGGTTGAAGTTAAGAGGCGTCCCGCGTGGAGAAGCCAATAGAATGGCCCAAGAAGCCCTGAAAAAAGTTGGAATGGAGGGATACGAATCTCGTTGGCCGAATTCGCTGTCAGGAGGAGAAGCCCAAAGAATCGCGCTTGCAAGAACATTGGCCTTGAATCCTGATGTGTTTCTTTTCGACGAGCCTGGAAATCATCTTGATTCAGAAAGCGTTAGGCGAGCCGAAAAAATGATTCTAGATTTGAATCGTAATCAGAACAAGACTGTAATTTTTACGACTCACAATTTGTCGTTCGCCCAGAACCTTACGGATTCCATTATTCATATGTTCGAAGGACATGTAGTTCCCACCGCTCCATATAATCTTTTCAGGGGTCGTATTATTAATGAGGGCCGTGTCTTTGACACTGGTTCCATTCAATTTGACATATCCGGGACAACAGGGCAGGGATCAACTCTATTGATAGATCCCTGCAAGATATCTTTTTCAACCAGGCAAGAATTTGATAATTTACCAAATGTTTTTTACGGAAAGATGGTCTCTATAAGTCTTTTTAGAAATGTTGTCAGGATAGAGGCGCTCGTTGGTGAAAAATTCGAGATCCACACGTCAGTATCCCCAGAGACCAGTCGCTTATGTATTGGAGAAGAAATTCGCGTCTATGTTAGTCCAGATGCAATGACCATTGTTTAA
- a CDS encoding efflux RND transporter periplasmic adaptor subunit, whose product MHLKQNDPRELLETSEPKTVIQRSQVKFTVLIAAVLVMIVTVVGAGLIPRFRHQTELRAETLALSVPAVTVVTPKPGQPVSGLYLPAEIKPWVEAPIYARANGYLKHRLVDIGSHVVAGQLLAEIDTPELDQELERARAQEAQAEATHELAKITSARWTGLLKTAAVSGQENDEKHADLKLKAATIESARAEVRRLERLQSFTHLTAPFAGTITVRNIDSGDLIVAGGGKELFHLAQTQKLRVVVRVPQAMARSVRTGQIAEMSIPEFPGRVYPAKVIHTAGVIADDSRTLLVELEVDNPKEEILAGSYAQIRFSGAKMEAALTAPANSVLFRSEGPQIAVVQEDSKVELRTVKLGRDFGQTIEILTGIDAKDRVIVNPAESLISGNTVSIRETAKTNNGH is encoded by the coding sequence ATGCATTTAAAGCAAAATGATCCGAGAGAATTACTAGAAACCTCGGAGCCGAAAACGGTGATCCAAAGATCTCAGGTCAAGTTCACGGTCCTGATAGCAGCCGTTTTAGTAATGATCGTCACTGTCGTGGGCGCCGGACTTATACCGCGGTTTCGCCATCAAACCGAGTTACGCGCTGAGACGCTCGCACTTTCCGTTCCTGCTGTAACCGTCGTGACGCCAAAGCCGGGCCAACCCGTATCGGGCCTTTATCTGCCCGCTGAAATCAAGCCCTGGGTCGAAGCGCCGATTTATGCTCGCGCTAACGGCTACCTCAAACATCGGCTTGTAGACATCGGTTCTCACGTCGTTGCCGGGCAGCTTTTGGCCGAAATCGACACGCCCGAACTTGACCAGGAGTTAGAGCGCGCACGGGCCCAAGAGGCACAGGCTGAAGCAACCCATGAGCTTGCCAAAATCACTTCAGCTCGCTGGACCGGTCTCTTGAAGACGGCCGCTGTGAGCGGTCAGGAAAACGACGAGAAACACGCGGATCTAAAGCTCAAGGCCGCCACTATCGAGTCGGCCCGCGCGGAGGTACGCCGACTGGAGCGGCTCCAGTCTTTTACCCACTTAACGGCTCCTTTTGCCGGTACCATAACTGTTCGCAATATCGATTCGGGCGATCTCATAGTAGCGGGTGGGGGCAAGGAACTCTTCCATTTGGCGCAAACGCAGAAGCTCCGGGTGGTCGTACGGGTCCCCCAGGCGATGGCTCGGAGCGTCCGTACGGGCCAGATCGCTGAAATGAGTATTCCCGAGTTTCCTGGCCGGGTGTATCCGGCAAAGGTCATCCATACTGCGGGTGTGATAGCTGACGATTCGAGGACACTCCTCGTGGAACTCGAGGTGGACAATCCGAAAGAAGAAATTCTTGCCGGAAGCTATGCCCAGATAAGATTCTCGGGGGCGAAAATGGAGGCCGCATTGACGGCTCCGGCCAATTCAGTTTTGTTCCGCTCGGAAGGACCCCAGATTGCCGTCGTACAGGAGGACAGCAAGGTCGAGTTGCGCACCGTGAAGCTAGGGCGCGACTTTGGTCAGACAATTGAGATACTTACGGGTATAGATGCGAAAGACCGTGTTATCGTGAACCCCGCCGAGTCCCTCATAAGCGGGAACACAGTGTCTATAAGGGAAACGGCCAAAACGAATAATGGCCACTGA